A region of Sulfitobacter faviae DNA encodes the following proteins:
- a CDS encoding ABC transporter permease, translating to MMSFWKRFSYNRGAVIGLVILTFVIAAAILAPILFPQSPWKMVQRPFLPPFTQDGLLLGTDALGRDVMAGLAHGAYVSLLVGLVSTIVALAIGVPVGAVAGYFAGRIDDALMRFTEFFQTIPSFALAIVLLAIFQPSLTFVIIAISIVSWPPVARLVRGEVLSLRTREFVEAASLSGLGNLQIITRHILPNALPPIIVLASLMVAQAILLESSLSFLGLGDPNIMSWGYMIGAARTVIRTAWWLSFLPGMAILLTVLALNLIGEGLNDALNPRLTRKSE from the coding sequence ATGATGAGTTTTTGGAAACGTTTCAGCTATAACCGTGGCGCGGTAATCGGCTTGGTCATCCTGACCTTCGTCATAGCCGCCGCCATCCTCGCGCCCATCCTCTTTCCGCAGAGCCCGTGGAAAATGGTGCAGCGCCCCTTCCTGCCGCCTTTCACCCAAGACGGGCTGCTTCTGGGCACCGATGCGCTTGGCCGCGATGTCATGGCGGGGCTTGCCCATGGCGCTTATGTGAGCCTGCTGGTCGGGCTGGTCTCGACCATTGTGGCGCTGGCCATCGGCGTGCCGGTGGGGGCTGTGGCGGGGTATTTCGCAGGCCGGATCGACGACGCGCTCATGCGCTTTACCGAGTTCTTTCAGACCATCCCGAGCTTTGCGCTCGCCATCGTGCTCTTGGCGATCTTCCAGCCCAGCCTGACCTTTGTGATCATCGCGATTTCCATCGTGTCATGGCCCCCGGTCGCGCGTCTGGTGCGGGGCGAGGTGCTGTCGCTCAGAACCCGTGAGTTCGTCGAGGCGGCGAGCCTGTCGGGCCTCGGCAACCTTCAGATCATCACCCGCCACATCCTGCCCAACGCACTGCCGCCGATCATCGTGCTGGCCTCGCTCATGGTGGCGCAGGCGATCCTGCTGGAAAGCTCGCTGTCCTTTCTGGGGCTGGGCGATCCGAACATCATGTCTTGGGGCTATATGATCGGGGCTGCGCGCACCGTGATCCGCACCGCATGGTGGCTGTCCTTCCTGCCGGGCATGGCGATCCTGTTGACCGTGCTGGCGTTGAACTTGATTGGCGAAGGTCTGAACGACGCGCTGAACCCGCGATTGACGAGGAAATCCGAATGA
- a CDS encoding ABC transporter permease: MIRFILGRLVKAVFILLAILVFNFLLIHAAPGDPAAVMAGEAGAADEKFLADLRARFGLDQPLYMQLWIYIKGAVQLDLGYSFRQQMPVAEMIGDRLPATLLLTGVAFVLSLVLGVTAGVAASARQGQWGDTIISTFALLFYATPLFWVALMATLVFSVWLEWLPGFGYSTIGAGYTGLAHVLDVAKHLILPASTLGLFFTAIYMRMTRASMLEVSRLDFVKTARAKGLNRGVIQRRHILRNALLPVITLAGLQAGQIFGGAILTETVFAWPGIGRLMFEAINQRDYNVILGVFYISAAMVLLFNLITDVIYVIVDPRIRLTT, encoded by the coding sequence GTGATACGTTTCATATTGGGCAGGTTGGTCAAGGCAGTGTTTATCCTGCTGGCGATCCTTGTCTTCAATTTCCTGCTGATCCATGCGGCACCGGGTGACCCTGCGGCGGTCATGGCGGGCGAAGCCGGGGCGGCGGACGAGAAATTTCTTGCAGACCTGCGGGCGCGTTTCGGCTTGGACCAGCCGCTCTACATGCAGTTGTGGATTTACATCAAAGGCGCGGTGCAGCTCGACCTTGGCTATTCCTTCCGCCAGCAGATGCCGGTGGCCGAGATGATCGGCGACCGCCTGCCCGCGACGCTTTTGCTGACCGGCGTGGCCTTCGTGCTGTCGCTGGTGCTGGGCGTGACCGCCGGTGTCGCGGCCTCTGCCCGGCAGGGGCAATGGGGTGACACGATCATCTCGACCTTCGCGCTGCTGTTCTATGCAACCCCGCTCTTTTGGGTGGCGCTGATGGCGACTCTGGTGTTCTCGGTCTGGCTCGAATGGTTGCCGGGCTTTGGCTATTCCACCATCGGTGCGGGCTATACCGGCCTCGCCCATGTGTTGGATGTGGCGAAACATCTGATCTTGCCGGCCTCGACGCTGGGGCTGTTCTTCACGGCGATCTACATGCGCATGACGCGGGCCTCGATGCTCGAAGTCTCGCGGCTGGACTTCGTGAAAACCGCCCGCGCCAAGGGGCTGAACCGCGGCGTGATCCAGCGGCGGCATATCCTGCGCAATGCGCTCTTGCCGGTGATCACGCTGGCCGGGCTTCAGGCCGGGCAAATCTTTGGCGGGGCCATCCTGACCGAGACCGTCTTTGCATGGCCCGGCATTGGGCGGCTGATGTTCGAGGCGATCAACCAGCGGGACTACAACGTGATCCTCGGGGTCTTCTACATCTCGGCGGCCATGGTGCTGCTGTTCAACCTGATCACGGATGTCATCTATGTCATTGTTGATCCGCGGATAAGGCTGACGACATGA
- a CDS encoding ABC transporter substrate-binding protein — translation MGIYMLKTTKLTAAVLALALAGPLAAQDGEPKSGGTLNVVIQPEPPSLMIGLVQNGPTQMVGGDIYESLLRYDFDLQPEGQLAESWEISEDGRTYTFKLREGVVFHDGEPFTSEDVEFSMDKFLRESHSRMRTYMEHVESIETPDDHTVVFNLKQPFGPFIGIFEAGTAPMIPKHIYEGTDYANNEANNTPIGTGPFKFDKWEKGSFIHLVKNEDYYMEGKPYVDEVYYHVIPDAASRAVAYETGKVDVLPGGSVENFDVARIQAMENTCITDKGWEYFGPLSWMWVNNDNKPLDDVKVRKAIMHGVDRQFAKDALWNGLGKVSTGPLSSSTRFYDGDTPDISYDPEKAKDLLEESSYDGETIRILGLPYGETWQRWAEAVKQNLSEIGMKSEIVPSDVAGWNQKVADRDFDLAFTYLYQYGDPALGVSRTYMGDNAAPGSPWNNVANYQNPETDKLFAEAALMASPEERKAAYKEIQDAIVEDVPNIWLLELGFPTIYRCDVKNPVNTAFGVNDGFRDVWLDK, via the coding sequence ATGGGGATTTACATGCTAAAAACCACTAAATTAACCGCAGCCGTTTTGGCGCTGGCGCTGGCCGGGCCTTTGGCCGCGCAGGATGGTGAGCCGAAGTCCGGCGGCACGCTTAACGTCGTGATCCAGCCCGAGCCGCCCAGCCTGATGATCGGGCTTGTGCAGAACGGCCCGACGCAGATGGTCGGCGGCGATATCTACGAAAGCCTGCTGCGCTATGATTTCGACCTCCAGCCCGAAGGGCAGTTGGCTGAATCATGGGAGATTTCCGAAGACGGCAGGACCTATACCTTCAAGCTGCGCGAGGGCGTGGTGTTCCATGACGGTGAGCCCTTCACTTCGGAGGATGTCGAATTCTCCATGGATAAGTTCCTGCGCGAGAGCCACTCGCGGATGCGCACCTATATGGAACATGTCGAAAGCATCGAGACGCCTGATGACCACACGGTTGTCTTCAACCTCAAACAGCCCTTCGGCCCCTTCATCGGCATCTTTGAGGCGGGCACCGCGCCGATGATCCCAAAGCACATCTATGAAGGTACGGATTACGCCAATAACGAGGCGAACAACACGCCCATCGGCACCGGCCCCTTCAAGTTCGACAAATGGGAGAAAGGCAGCTTCATCCATCTGGTGAAGAACGAAGACTACTATATGGAGGGGAAGCCCTACGTTGACGAAGTCTATTACCATGTGATCCCCGACGCCGCCTCCCGCGCCGTGGCCTATGAGACCGGCAAGGTCGACGTGCTGCCCGGCGGCTCGGTCGAAAATTTCGACGTGGCGCGCATTCAGGCGATGGAAAACACCTGCATCACCGACAAGGGCTGGGAATATTTCGGTCCGCTGTCTTGGATGTGGGTGAACAACGACAACAAGCCGCTCGACGATGTGAAGGTGCGCAAGGCGATCATGCATGGCGTCGACCGCCAGTTCGCCAAGGACGCGCTGTGGAACGGTCTGGGCAAGGTTTCGACCGGCCCGCTGTCCTCCTCCACCCGTTTCTATGACGGCGACACGCCGGATATCTCCTATGATCCGGAAAAGGCCAAAGACCTGCTGGAAGAGAGCAGCTATGACGGCGAAACCATTCGCATCTTGGGCCTGCCTTACGGTGAGACTTGGCAGCGCTGGGCCGAGGCGGTCAAACAGAACCTGAGCGAGATCGGCATGAAGTCCGAGATCGTGCCCTCGGATGTGGCGGGCTGGAACCAGAAGGTTGCCGACCGCGACTTCGACCTCGCCTTTACCTATCTCTACCAATACGGCGATCCGGCGCTTGGCGTTTCGCGGACCTATATGGGCGACAATGCCGCCCCCGGTTCGCCTTGGAACAATGTAGCGAACTACCAAAACCCCGAGACCGACAAGCTCTTTGCCGAAGCGGCCCTGATGGCCAGCCCGGAAGAGCGCAAGGCCGCCTATAAGGAGATCCAAGACGCGATCGTCGAGGATGTGCCGAACATCTGGCTTCTGGAGCTGGGCTTCCCCACCATCTACCGCTGCGACGTGAAGAACCCGGTCAACACCGCCTTTGGCGTGAACGACGGTTTCCGCGACGTATGGCTCGATAAGTAA
- a CDS encoding GntR family transcriptional regulator: MAKLAFVEKDFHHIPCGLMSLRRSIAVLICRLNRNDASCIKTGSKSASKDEGAMAEINQVSLGDAIYDRVCQDLVEGRLRPNEKVTIRGLAERLGTSSTPVRDAVQRLLRDEALVQRSVRDVRVPVLREAQYLEIASIRRELEGFAAGHAAEVVGPKEIRRLKKIVERNEAAAVAGRWPQAVKYNQEFHFALVEAAEMPILLAILSGLWLRMGPLIAGYYAQEQMGLVRHHQAIIAACENRDPAAAAAEMRADIDDAKEGIIRYIQSFTTGE, encoded by the coding sequence ATGGCCAAGCTGGCGTTCGTCGAAAAAGACTTTCATCACATTCCCTGTGGTCTGATGTCGTTGCGGCGGAGCATTGCAGTTTTAATTTGCAGGCTCAATAGAAATGATGCATCATGCATCAAAACTGGCAGCAAGTCGGCCAGTAAGGATGAGGGCGCGATGGCCGAGATCAATCAAGTTTCATTGGGCGATGCGATTTATGATCGGGTCTGTCAGGACTTGGTGGAAGGCAGGCTTCGCCCGAATGAAAAGGTCACCATTCGCGGCTTGGCAGAGCGGTTGGGTACCAGTTCGACCCCGGTCCGCGACGCGGTGCAGCGGCTCTTGCGGGATGAGGCTTTGGTCCAGCGCAGCGTGCGCGATGTGCGCGTGCCGGTGCTGAGAGAGGCGCAGTATCTTGAAATCGCGAGCATCCGGCGCGAGCTGGAGGGATTTGCCGCAGGCCACGCCGCTGAGGTGGTCGGCCCCAAGGAAATCCGCCGCCTGAAAAAGATCGTGGAGCGGAACGAGGCCGCAGCGGTGGCCGGGCGCTGGCCGCAGGCGGTGAAGTATAATCAAGAGTTCCATTTCGCGCTGGTAGAGGCGGCAGAGATGCCGATCCTGCTGGCCATCCTCAGCGGGCTATGGCTCCGCATGGGGCCGCTAATCGCCGGGTACTATGCGCAAGAGCAGATGGGGCTGGTTCGACATCATCAGGCAATTATTGCAGCCTGTGAGAATCGCGATCCCGCAGCCGCAGCTGCGGAAATGCGCGCAGACATCGATGACGCAAAGGAGGGGATCATAAGATACATCCAATCATTCACCACAGGTGAATGA
- a CDS encoding histone deacetylase family protein: MKVFFDERQLGHAPTHYFRRGAAMPHQEQPQRAEILRDMLIGEGFEISKPKDHGLAPIKAVHNPDYVDFLPDAHARFVESAGPDALAIPTMHPGVRRGKEPKDIHGQLGWWMTDTSTPLTEGSWDAAYWSAQTAIETAQTVATGARAAYALCRPPGHHAMRDCSNGFCFFNNACIAAERLTQTFKKVALIDIDVHTGNGSLDILYERGDIFFCSLHPDPATYPTFYLGHADETGEGDGAGKSLNLLLEQGASQDEVLALLDKGIAAIRDFGAEALVVSLGFDMAADDPLAAVKVYPDGFAEMARRLAALNLPTALIQEGGYLGPSLADNAKSFLTTFREATA, from the coding sequence ATGAAAGTCTTTTTCGACGAACGCCAGCTTGGCCATGCGCCGACACATTATTTTCGGCGCGGCGCGGCGATGCCGCATCAAGAACAGCCACAACGTGCTGAAATTCTACGCGATATGTTAATCGGCGAAGGGTTTGAGATCAGCAAACCCAAAGACCACGGGCTTGCGCCGATCAAGGCGGTGCACAACCCTGACTACGTCGATTTCCTGCCCGATGCCCATGCCCGTTTCGTCGAAAGCGCGGGGCCGGATGCGCTGGCCATTCCCACCATGCACCCCGGCGTGCGGCGCGGGAAAGAGCCCAAGGACATTCACGGTCAATTGGGTTGGTGGATGACCGACACTTCGACCCCGCTGACCGAAGGGTCATGGGATGCAGCCTATTGGTCCGCCCAAACCGCCATTGAGACGGCCCAAACGGTGGCGACAGGCGCCCGCGCGGCCTATGCGCTCTGCCGTCCGCCCGGCCACCATGCGATGCGCGATTGCTCGAACGGTTTTTGCTTTTTCAACAACGCCTGTATCGCGGCAGAGCGCCTGACCCAGACCTTCAAGAAGGTCGCGCTGATCGACATCGACGTGCACACCGGCAATGGCTCGCTCGACATCCTCTATGAACGCGGCGACATCTTCTTTTGCTCGCTGCATCCCGATCCGGCCACCTACCCCACCTTCTATCTCGGCCATGCCGATGAGACGGGCGAAGGCGACGGGGCGGGCAAATCGCTGAACCTGCTGCTGGAGCAGGGTGCGAGCCAAGATGAGGTGCTGGCCCTGCTCGACAAGGGCATTGCCGCGATCCGCGATTTCGGGGCCGAGGCGCTGGTCGTCTCGCTGGGCTTTGACATGGCCGCCGACGATCCGCTGGCTGCCGTGAAGGTCTATCCCGACGGCTTTGCCGAAATGGCCCGGCGCTTGGCGGCGCTGAACCTTCCCACCGCATTGATCCAAGAGGGCGGCTACCTTGGCCCCTCCCTTGCCGATAACGCAAAATCATTTCTCACGACATTCCGCGAGGCCACAGCATGA
- a CDS encoding thiamine pyrophosphate-binding protein — translation MSKTPQDMNGAESVVRSLHAGGVEVCFANPGTSEMQFVDALDRTKLMRCVLGLFEGW, via the coding sequence ATGAGCAAGACACCCCAAGATATGAATGGCGCGGAAAGCGTTGTGCGCAGCCTGCATGCGGGCGGGGTGGAGGTCTGTTTCGCCAATCCCGGCACCTCCGAAATGCAATTCGTCGACGCGCTGGACCGCACCAAACTGATGCGCTGCGTTCTGGGCCTGTTCGAGGGGTGGTGA
- a CDS encoding thiamine pyrophosphate-binding protein: MTGAADGYARMAGKPAVTLLHLAPGFANAAANLHNARKARVPMVNLVGDHALRHQKYDAPCRRMSKAPVRPSAIGYVRVVTRAALPPMR, translated from the coding sequence GTGACCGGCGCCGCCGATGGCTATGCGCGCATGGCCGGCAAACCAGCGGTGACCCTGCTGCACCTTGCCCCCGGTTTCGCCAATGCCGCCGCCAACCTGCACAACGCCCGCAAGGCGCGGGTGCCGATGGTCAACCTTGTGGGCGATCACGCGCTGCGGCACCAGAAATACGACGCCCCCTGTCGGCGGATGTCGAAGGCGCCTGTGCGCCCTTCAGCGATTGGGTACGTTCGGGTCGTGACGCGGGCAGCTTTGCCGCCGATGCGATGA
- a CDS encoding acetolactate synthase large subunit, whose translation MSADVEGACAPFSDWVRSGRDAGSFAADAMTALAVAQGKPGKVATLIAPADIGWDAGGQMAEVVPPAAPAPLDEAALDAAVKALESGEKTVLLVGSGVLENQKAMALLHGIAEKTGADILAPTSNRRLERGQGRFAVNKIPYPINAALECLAPYRRAILIETPPPVAFFAYPEKPSLLLPVDCHNVTLAAVDADGATALAAVADRIGAKPATPRDHARPAAPQAGGISLQNLGAALANALPEDAIVVDEAVSSGGATFPAGDSAAPNTWLALTGGSIGIGIPLSAGAAIACPDRPVITLQADGSAMYTIQALWTQARENSNVTTIILANQSYEILKGELHNVGAQPGPDALSMLNLDRPQLDFVAMAKGMGVPGKRVEDIAELMRTIEEAAKEPGPFLIEAML comes from the coding sequence CTGTCGGCGGATGTCGAAGGCGCCTGTGCGCCCTTCAGCGATTGGGTACGTTCGGGTCGTGACGCGGGCAGCTTTGCCGCCGATGCGATGACCGCCCTCGCGGTCGCCCAAGGCAAGCCGGGCAAGGTCGCCACGCTGATCGCGCCCGCCGACATCGGCTGGGACGCGGGCGGCCAGATGGCCGAGGTCGTGCCCCCCGCGGCCCCTGCCCCGCTGGACGAAGCCGCGCTTGATGCCGCGGTCAAAGCCTTGGAAAGTGGTGAGAAGACCGTGCTTCTGGTCGGCAGCGGTGTGCTGGAGAACCAAAAGGCGATGGCCCTGCTGCACGGCATCGCGGAAAAGACCGGCGCCGATATCCTCGCCCCGACCTCGAACCGCCGGTTGGAGCGCGGACAGGGGCGGTTTGCCGTCAACAAAATCCCCTATCCGATCAACGCGGCGCTCGAATGCCTTGCCCCCTACCGCCGCGCCATCCTGATCGAGACGCCGCCGCCGGTCGCCTTTTTCGCCTACCCCGAAAAGCCGAGCCTGCTGTTGCCGGTCGATTGCCATAACGTGACGCTCGCCGCCGTCGATGCGGATGGCGCCACCGCACTGGCCGCTGTGGCGGACCGTATCGGTGCGAAACCCGCCACCCCGCGCGACCACGCGCGGCCCGCGGCACCACAGGCGGGCGGCATCAGCCTGCAAAACCTCGGCGCGGCCTTGGCCAATGCGCTGCCCGAAGACGCAATCGTGGTGGATGAGGCCGTGTCCTCCGGCGGGGCGACTTTCCCGGCGGGCGACAGTGCCGCGCCGAACACTTGGCTCGCGCTGACCGGCGGGTCGATCGGCATTGGCATTCCCCTTTCCGCCGGGGCCGCCATCGCCTGCCCCGACCGCCCGGTGATCACGCTGCAAGCCGATGGTTCGGCCATGTACACCATTCAGGCGCTCTGGACCCAAGCGCGCGAGAATTCCAACGTCACCACCATCATTCTGGCCAATCAGTCCTATGAGATCCTCAAGGGCGAGTTGCACAACGTCGGCGCCCAACCCGGCCCCGACGCGCTGAGCATGCTGAACCTCGACCGCCCGCAATTGGATTTTGTGGCCATGGCCAAGGGCATGGGCGTGCCGGGCAAACGGGTCGAAGACATTGCCGAGTTGATGCGCACCATCGAAGAGGCCGCGAAAGAGCCCGGCCCCTTCCTCATCGAAGCGATGCTGTAA
- a CDS encoding ArgE/DapE family deacylase, protein MPLDPDLKSRILQAVEDGFAEQVSFTQKLVQMPSLRGHEHAIQDLLFRSLQSRGYAMDRFKMDRAAIEAHPGGSKYSDDHSDAPIVVGIHRPRDERGRSLILQSHLDVVPEGLHDMWDDPPFSAKIDGDWMYGRGAGDMKAGAAANIFALDALRRIGLQPAATVYVQSVVEEESTGNGALQTFLQGYTADAVFIPEPEEEMLVRANTGVIWFQVQLRGVPVHVREMGEGANAIDAATRVITALREMEEEWNAEKGEHPHFEDEAHPINLNIGKIEGGDWASSVPSWCNIDCRVSIYPGRSAEDAAREITERVKAFAQSDSFLSNNPPKVVFNGFYAEGYVLEPGSEAETVLERAHEEAIGAPLQSFMTAGYLDTRVYALYNKIPALCYGPRSRNIHGINESVSLSSVKKITQAMALFIAEWCGTEGTYP, encoded by the coding sequence ATGCCCCTTGATCCAGACCTCAAGTCTCGCATCCTTCAGGCTGTCGAAGACGGATTTGCCGAACAGGTAAGTTTTACCCAAAAGCTCGTGCAAATGCCCTCCCTGCGCGGCCATGAACATGCGATCCAAGACCTGCTGTTTCGCAGCCTGCAAAGCCGTGGCTACGCGATGGACCGTTTCAAGATGGACCGCGCCGCGATTGAGGCGCATCCCGGCGGGTCGAAATACTCGGACGATCATTCCGACGCGCCCATCGTCGTGGGCATCCACCGCCCGCGCGATGAGCGGGGCCGCTCGCTGATCCTGCAATCGCATCTCGACGTGGTGCCCGAGGGGCTGCACGACATGTGGGACGATCCGCCCTTTTCGGCCAAGATTGACGGCGATTGGATGTATGGCCGGGGCGCGGGCGATATGAAGGCAGGGGCGGCTGCGAATATCTTTGCGCTCGACGCGCTGCGCCGCATCGGGCTGCAACCGGCGGCGACCGTCTATGTGCAATCCGTGGTCGAGGAGGAATCCACTGGCAACGGCGCTTTGCAGACTTTCCTGCAAGGCTACACCGCCGATGCGGTCTTCATCCCCGAACCCGAAGAGGAAATGCTGGTCCGCGCCAACACCGGCGTCATCTGGTTTCAGGTGCAGTTGCGCGGCGTGCCGGTCCATGTGCGCGAAATGGGCGAAGGGGCCAATGCCATTGATGCTGCCACCCGCGTCATCACAGCCCTGCGCGAGATGGAGGAGGAGTGGAACGCCGAGAAAGGCGAGCACCCGCATTTCGAAGACGAGGCCCATCCGATCAACCTCAACATCGGCAAGATCGAAGGCGGCGATTGGGCCTCATCAGTGCCGTCATGGTGCAACATCGATTGCCGCGTTTCCATCTATCCGGGCCGCAGCGCCGAGGATGCCGCGCGGGAGATCACCGAGCGGGTCAAAGCCTTCGCCCAAAGCGACAGCTTCCTGTCGAACAACCCGCCCAAGGTGGTCTTCAACGGTTTCTACGCCGAAGGCTATGTGCTGGAGCCGGGCAGCGAGGCTGAAACCGTGTTGGAACGCGCCCATGAAGAGGCCATCGGCGCGCCGCTGCAATCCTTCATGACGGCGGGCTACCTCGATACGCGGGTTTATGCGCTTTACAACAAGATCCCCGCGCTCTGCTACGGGCCAAGATCGCGCAACATTCACGGGATCAACGAATCCGTCAGCCTCAGTTCGGTCAAGAAGATCACCCAAGCCATGGCGCTCTTCATCGCCGAATGGTGCGGGACCGAAGGCACCTACCCATGA
- a CDS encoding phosphotransferase: protein MTEAGITLHGGLPPFLSGVLVEETGTQTDLLAQDPPAFDAARAAEVALRFYGISGQIEPLAAEKDANFLITLTTGEQALLKVTNAAEDRAVTDMQTAALMHLAAADPELPVQRICASLNGKAAEVATAADGQPHVVRLMSFLGGTVLSNATPQPGLYRALGDFHARVTLGLRGFFHPAGGHFLQWDIKQAGHLRPLLADVQDAALRQQLQHRLDQFDAETAPRLPHLRAQIVHNDFNPHNILVDAPQAQHPVGLIDFGDMVHTPLACDLAVACSYQLGQGTDPLGAICEMVAGFATRLPLEAEEVALLPSLIRLRHATTLAIGASRARRYPENAPYILRNAAASQRGLAALDHVGDAAAIKSLHHAAGTE, encoded by the coding sequence ATGACCGAGGCCGGGATCACGCTCCACGGCGGCCTGCCCCCGTTTCTCAGCGGTGTGCTGGTGGAAGAGACCGGGACCCAGACCGACCTGCTGGCACAAGACCCGCCCGCCTTTGACGCGGCCCGCGCGGCGGAGGTTGCGCTGCGTTTCTATGGTATCTCGGGGCAGATCGAACCGCTTGCCGCTGAAAAAGACGCGAATTTTCTGATCACCCTGACCACGGGCGAGCAGGCGCTCCTAAAGGTCACTAATGCCGCCGAAGACCGGGCGGTGACCGACATGCAGACCGCGGCACTGATGCATCTGGCCGCCGCCGATCCCGAACTGCCCGTGCAACGCATCTGCGCCAGCCTAAACGGCAAAGCTGCCGAGGTCGCCACCGCCGCCGATGGGCAGCCCCATGTCGTTCGCCTGATGTCCTTCCTCGGCGGCACCGTGCTCAGCAATGCGACCCCGCAGCCGGGCCTCTACCGCGCCTTGGGCGATTTTCACGCGCGGGTCACCCTTGGGCTGCGCGGCTTCTTTCACCCCGCGGGCGGGCATTTCCTGCAATGGGACATCAAACAAGCGGGCCACCTGCGCCCCCTTTTGGCGGATGTGCAGGACGCCGCGCTGCGCCAGCAGTTGCAGCATAGGCTTGACCAGTTTGACGCGGAAACCGCCCCGCGATTGCCGCATCTGCGGGCACAGATCGTGCATAATGACTTCAACCCCCATAACATTCTGGTCGACGCGCCACAGGCGCAGCATCCCGTCGGGTTGATCGACTTCGGCGATATGGTGCATACGCCGCTGGCCTGTGATTTGGCGGTGGCCTGCTCCTATCAACTCGGCCAAGGCACGGATCCGCTGGGTGCCATTTGCGAGATGGTCGCGGGCTTCGCCACACGGCTGCCGCTGGAGGCCGAAGAGGTCGCGCTTCTGCCCAGTCTGATCCGCCTGCGCCATGCCACCACCTTGGCAATCGGCGCCTCCCGCGCGCGGCGCTATCCTGAGAATGCCCCCTATATCCTGCGCAACGCCGCCGCTTCGCAACGCGGGCTGGCCGCGCTCGACCATGTGGGCGACGCCGCCGCGATCAAATCCCTGCACCATGCTGCGGGAACGGAGTGA
- a CDS encoding aspartate aminotransferase family protein, translating into MTMINAYDSAQAEALSPADRALIDRRAKALGPAYRLFYDQPLHITRSEGVWLWDKDGRRYLDAYNNVASVGHCHPRVVEAITQQLGVLNTHTRYLHENVVTYAERLLATMPEALGHVMFTCTGSEANDIALRIARSYTRREGVIVTRLAYHGLTEAVAELSPSLGEFTPRSPRIRLIDAPDTLRIPEAQQGAKLAADLGQAIAEMRADGIEPAAFIVDTIFSSDGLHPDPAGFLQPAVDLIRAEGGLFIADEVQPGFARTGDAFWGFERHGLVPDMVTMGKPMGNGFPLSGTAMRPELVQEFGEKARYFNTFGGNPVAAAAGMAVLDVIADEGLQDNGTAVGGYLKSGLQDIASRYPEIGHVRGAGLFLAVECVTARETNAPDAARAKFVVNHLRQNGVLISATGPGANVLKIRPPLVLQQAEATLFLDATEAAFAAARAEGG; encoded by the coding sequence ATGACCATGATCAACGCCTATGACAGCGCCCAAGCCGAGGCCCTCAGCCCCGCAGACCGCGCCCTGATCGACCGCCGCGCCAAAGCGCTCGGCCCCGCCTACCGGCTGTTCTACGACCAGCCGCTGCATATCACGCGCAGCGAGGGTGTCTGGCTTTGGGATAAGGACGGGCGCAGATATCTCGATGCTTACAACAACGTCGCATCGGTCGGCCATTGCCACCCCCGCGTGGTCGAGGCGATCACCCAGCAGTTGGGCGTGCTGAACACCCACACCCGCTATCTACATGAAAACGTTGTCACTTACGCCGAACGGCTGCTCGCTACCATGCCCGAGGCGCTTGGTCATGTCATGTTCACCTGCACCGGGTCCGAGGCGAATGACATCGCCCTGCGCATCGCCCGCAGCTATACCCGGCGCGAGGGCGTCATCGTGACCCGGCTTGCCTATCACGGGCTGACCGAAGCGGTGGCCGAACTCTCCCCCTCTCTGGGCGAATTCACCCCGCGCAGCCCGCGCATCCGGCTGATCGACGCGCCCGACACGCTGCGCATCCCCGAGGCGCAGCAGGGCGCTAAACTCGCCGCCGATCTGGGCCAAGCGATTGCCGAGATGCGCGCCGATGGGATCGAGCCTGCGGCCTTCATCGTCGATACGATCTTTTCCAGTGACGGGCTGCATCCCGATCCGGCGGGGTTCCTGCAACCAGCTGTCGATCTGATCCGCGCCGAAGGGGGGCTTTTCATCGCTGACGAAGTGCAGCCCGGCTTTGCCCGCACCGGCGATGCCTTCTGGGGGTTCGAGCGCCACGGGCTGGTGCCTGACATGGTCACGATGGGCAAGCCGATGGGCAATGGCTTCCCCCTTTCCGGCACCGCGATGCGGCCAGAGCTGGTGCAAGAATTTGGCGAAAAGGCGCGGTATTTCAACACCTTTGGCGGCAATCCCGTGGCCGCCGCCGCGGGCATGGCGGTGCTCGACGTGATCGCGGATGAGGGATTGCAGGACAATGGCACAGCCGTTGGCGGCTACCTCAAGAGCGGCTTGCAAGACATCGCGAGCCGCTACCCCGAGATCGGCCATGTGCGCGGCGCGGGGCTGTTTCTGGCGGTCGAATGCGTCACCGCGCGCGAGACCAACGCCCCCGATGCCGCCCGCGCCAAATTCGTGGTCAACCATCTGCGCCAGAATGGCGTCTTGATCAGCGCCACCGGGCCGGGGGCCAATGTGCTGAAAATCCGCCCCCCGCTTGTCTTGCAGCAGGCCGAGGCGACCCTGTTCCTCGACGCGACAGAAGCCGCCTTCGCCGCCGCGCGGGCCGAGGGGGGTTAA